A stretch of Acropora muricata isolate sample 2 chromosome 7, ASM3666990v1, whole genome shotgun sequence DNA encodes these proteins:
- the LOC136923436 gene encoding tetratricopeptide repeat protein 28-like, giving the protein MNGKEGVYRSNKRADYQKAKEYQEKRLKIAKEIGDQAGEGAAYGNLGITYKLLGDYKKSIEYHMKHLKIAKENGDRTGEGEAYGNLGNAYGGLGEYQKSTEYHEKHSKIANEGGDRAGEGRAYGNLANDYGALGDYQKAIKYHEKNLKILKEIGHRAREGRAFGNLGIAYNSLGRHQKAIEYHEKHLKIAKEIGDRAGEGAAYGNLGITYKLLGFYKKAIEYHKNHLEIAKDIDDRAVKGAAYGNLGNAYQLLGDYQKAIEHHEKHLKIAIEIGDRSGEGAAYGNFGNAYQSLGDYHKAIAYHEKDLKIAKEIGDRAGEKAAYGNLSNTYGALGDYQKAIEYLKKRLKIATQIGDRAGEGAAYGYLGIAYKLMGDYQKAIEYHENCLKVAKDIGDRALEGAAYGNLGNSYLSLGDYQNAIEYNKKHLRIAKKIGDWVDEGAAYVNFGHAYQSLDDYQTDIECHKKHLKIAKEIGHWAGKKAANGNLGNAYGAQGHYQKAIEYLKKHLEIAKELGDWAVEGAAYGNIGVAYKLLGEYQKAIKYHENHIKIAKEISDRAAEGAAYGNLGIAYKLLGDYQKAIEYYKKHLKISKEIGDQARVGFAYVNLGNVYGALGDYEKAIEYHEKLLKISKEIGYRAGEGAAYGNLGIAYKSLGDYQKAIEYHENHLKIAKEIGDQAREGRAYGNLGIAYKTLGDYQKAIEYYEKHLKLAKDIGDRTGEGAAFGNLGIAYKLLGVYQKAIECHENHLKIAKDIGARAVEGAAYGNIGNAYQSLGDYQKAIEYHEKHLKNAKEIGDRGGEGAACGNFGNACQSLGDYQKAIECHEKHLKIAKEIGDRAGEGRAYGNLSNAYGALGDYQKVIEHQIKLLSISKKIGNRAGEGAAYSNLCIAFTLLGDYQKAIEYHEKKLKIATDIDYRAREGRAYGSLGNA; this is encoded by the coding sequence atgaatggaAAAGAGGGAGTCTACAGAAGCAATAAGAGggctgactatcaaaaagccaaggagtatcaagaaaaacgtttgaaaattgcaaaagaaatcggtgatcaagccggcgaaggagcagcctatggaaatctcggcattaCTTACAAGTTATTGGGTGACTacaaaaaatccattgagtatcatatgaaacatttgaaaattgcaaaagaaaacggtgatcggaccggagaaggagaagcctatggaaatctcggtaatgcttacggtGGACTTGGTGAGTATCAAAAATccactgagtatcatgaaaaacattcgaaaattgcaaatgaaggcggtgatcgggcgggagaaggacgagcctacgGAAACCTCGCTAATGATTATGgcgcactgggtgactatcaaaaagccattaagtatcatgaaaaaaatttgaaaattttaaaagaaatcggTCATCGAGCTAGAGAGGGACGAGCCTTtggaaatctcggcattgcATACAACTCATTGGGTCGccatcaaaaagccattgagtatcatgaaaaacatttaaaaattgcaaaagaaataggtgatcgggccggagaaggagcagcctatggaaatctaggCATCACTTACAAGTTATTGGGTTTTTAtaaaaaagctattgagtatcataaaaaccacttggaaattgcaaaagatattGATGATCGGGCCGTaaaaggagcagcctatggaaatctcggtaacgcttaccagttGTTGGGTGActaccaaaaagccattgagcatcatgaaaaacacttgaaaattgcaatagaaattggtgatcgatctggagaaggggcagcctatggaaatttcggaaacgcttaccagtcactgggtgactatcataAAGCCAttgcgtatcatgaaaaagatttgaaaattgcaaaagaaatcggtgatcgggctggagaaaaagcagcctatggaaatctcagtAATACTTACGGCgcacttggtgactatcaaaaagccattgagtatcttaaaaaacgtttgaaaattgcaacacaaatcggtgatcgggctggagaaggagcagcctatggataTCTCGGCATTGCTTACAAGTtaatgggtgactatcaaaaagctattgagtatcatgaaaactgtttgaaagttgcaaaagacattggtgatcgggccttagaaggagcagcctatggaaatctcggaaaCTCTTACCTGTCCCTGGGTGACTACCAAAACGCCATTGAGTATAATAAAAAGCACTTGagaattgcaaaaaaaatcggTGATTGGGTCGACGAAGGAGCGGCCTATGTAAATTTCGGTCACGCTTACCAGTCTCTGGATGACTATCAAACAGACATTGAGtgtcataaaaaacatttgaaaattgcaaaagaaatcggtcatTGGGCAGGAAAAAAAGCagccaatggaaatctcggaAATGCTTACGGTGCACAGGgtcactatcaaaaagccattgagtatcttaaaaaacatttggaaattgcaaaagaactcGGTGATTGGGCCGttgaaggagcagcctatggaaatatcggcgTTGCTTACAAGTTATTGGGTGAATATCAAAAAGctattaagtatcatgaaaaccatataaaaattgcaaaagaaatcagtgatcgaGCCGCAGagggagcagcctatggaaatctcggcattgcttacaagttattgggtgactatcaaaaagctataGAATActataaaaaacatttgaaaatttcaaaagaaatcggtgatcaggccagAGTAGGTTTCGCCTATGtaaatctcggtaatgtttacGGCGCTCTGGGCgactatgaaaaagccattgagtatcatgaaaaacttttaaaaatctcaaaagaaattggttatcgggcgggagaaggagcagcttatggaaatctcggcattgcttacaagtcgctgggtgactatcaaaaagctattgagtatcatgaaaaccatttgaaaattgcaaaagaaatcggtgatcaggccagagaaggacgagcctatggaaatcttggcatTGCTTACAAGacattgggtgactatcaaaaagccattgagtattatgaaaaacatttgaaacttgcaaaagacatcggtgatcggaccggagaaggagcagcctttggaaatctcggcattgcTTACAAGTTATTGGGTGTctatcaaaaagctattgagtgtcatgaaaaccatttgaaaattgcaaaagatattGGTGCTCGCGCCgtagaaggagcagcctatggaaatatcggtaacgcttaccaatcactgggtgattaccaaaaagccattgagtaccatgaaaaacatttgaaaaatgcaaaagaaattggtgatcggggcggagaaggagcagcctgtGGAAATTTCGGTAACGCTtgccagtcactgggtgactatcaaaaagccattgagtgtcatgaaaaacacttgaaaattgcaaaagaaatcggtgatcgggcgggagaaggacgagcctatggaaatctcagtAATGCTTACGGCgcacttggtgactatcaaaaagtcATTGAACATCAAATAAAACTCTTGAGTATTTCAAAAAAAATCGGcaatcgggccggagaaggggcagcctatTCAAATCTTTGTATTGCTTTCACGttattgggtgactatcaaaaagctatagagtatcatgaaaaaaaattaaaaattgcaacagaTATCGATTATAGGGCcagagaaggacgagcctatggaagtctcggtaatgcttaa